CGTCGTTCTACGTGCTGCGGATCCTGCTTGGCGCCGCCGAGGCCGGCCTGTTCCCTGGCGTGATGCTCTACCTCACCTACTGGTTCGCGCGCGATCAACTCGCGCGGGCCAACGGCATCTTCCTGGTCGCGGTGTGTCTGGCCAACATCGTCGGTGCACCGCTCGGCGGAGCACTGCTCGGCATGGACGGTGTGCTCGGCTGGCACGGGTGGCAGTGGATGTTCGTCGTGGAGGGATTGCCCGCCGTGCTGCTCGCGGCCGTGGTGCTCAAGGTCCTGCCCAACGGTCCGCTGGAGGCCAAGTGGCTGGAACCGGCACAAGCACGTGCGCTCGTCGACCGTCTGGAACGCGAGCGGGCCGAGGGGGCCGCGGCGTCGGGCACCCACTCGTTTGCCGGGGTGTTCCGCGACAGGCAGATCCTGCTGGTCATCGCGGTGTACTTCACGCATCAGATCGCGGTGTACAGCCTCACCTACTTCCTGCCCGGCATCATCGGCGGATGGGGTGAGATGTCCGATCTGACCATCGGTCTGCTCACGGCGTTGCCATGGGTCGCGGCGGCCATCGGCACGCTGGTCCTGCCGCGTCACGCCACCGACGGCCGCCGGTCGCGGTTGCTGCTGTTCGGTGGGATGGCGGCGATGGTGGTGGGATTCGTCGTCGGTGCGGTCGCCGGACCGGCGCTCGCGCTGATCGGGTTCTGCATCGCGGCGTCGACGTTCTTCGTCGTGCAGTCGATCCTCTTCACGGTCCCGGCGTCGCGGCTGACCGGTGCCGCCCTCGCGGGCGGACTGGCCCTGGTCAACACGCTCGGGATCCTCGGCGGGTTCGTCGGCCCGTTCGTGATGGGCCTGCTGGAGTCCATGACCGGCAACCCCGTTGCGGGACTGTGGTTCGTTGTCGCGCTGCTGGTCGTCGGCACCGCGGTCAGCGTCACCCTCAAGGTCCGCGGCGCACCCCAACCCGAACTGAAAGGAGTGAAAGCATGAGCGACGCACGCATCCTCGTCGTGGGCGCGGGCGCGATCGGCGGTGTCACCGCCGCGCACCTCGCACGGGCCGGGCGGGACGTGACGGTCCTCGATGCCAACGCCGAACACGTCCGGTTGATGAACTCACCGGGCCTGAAGTTCGACGAGCTGGGCGAGATCAGCCACATCGAGATCACCGCCGTCGACACCCCGACCGCGCTCGAAGGACGATTCGACTTCGCGCTGGTGGCCCTCAAGGCCCCGTATCTGGAGTCGGCACTTTCACCGCTGGTCGCGGGCGATCTCGTCGACACGTACGTCTCGCTCGGAAACGGTTTGGTGCAGAGCACCATTCAGGAGATCGTGGGCACCGAGAGGTTCGTGGTCGGTATCACCGAGTGGGGCGCGACGAACTTCGGGCCCGGCCACGTCGCGCAGACCACCGTGGCCCCGTTCGTGATCGGCGAGGTCGACGGCAGCCTCAGCCCGCGTCTCGAAACGCTGCGGGACGTGCTTTCGGTGGCCGCCGAGGTGCACGTGTCCACCGACGTCATGAACCAGGTGTGGACGAAACTGCTTCTCAACAGCACCTTCTCGGGCCTGGCCGGCGTCGCCGGCATGCTCTACGGCGAGATCGCCGCAGACGCACTCGGCCGCACGATGGCATATCACGTGTGGACCGAGTCCTACGACGTCGCCCACGCGGCCGGTTTCGAACTCGACGCGCTCATCGGGATACAACCGCACGATCTCGTGGTGCGGTCCGCAGGTGACCGGGTACGCGCCGATGCGGCACTGGAGGTCCTGATGAGCAAGCTCGGCGCCACCAAGGCGTCGATGCTGCAGGACCTCGAACGCGGTGCGACCACCGAGGTCGACGTCATCAACGGCGGCGTGTGCGCCACCGCGGCCAAAGCCGGTGTCCCCAGCCCGTTCAACGCCCGCATCGTCGAACTGGTCCACGAGTGCGAGCGAGGCCTGCGCACACCCGGCCGCGAAACGCTCGAAGCACTCGCCGAGGTTTCCGCTCAACAACAAGGAGTCAACCCATGAACGACAAGGTCATCATCACGTGCGCCGTCACCGGCGGCATGACCGTGCCCGCACAGAGCAGGGCGATCCCGATCACCGTCGACGAGATCGTGCGGGCCGGCGTCGAGGCCGCCGAGGCCGGCGCCGCGGTGCTGCACGTCCACGTGCGAGAAGAGTCGACCGGACGGCCGGTCGCCGACCTCGATCTGTTCGAGCGCGTGCTCACCGAGCTCAAGAAGAACACCGACGCCGTCATCCAGCCCACGACCGGTGGCGGCCGCGGCATGACCGTGGCGGAACGGGCGTCGGTCCTCAAGTTCCGGCCCGAGATGGCCACGTTCAACGCGGGCAGCTTCAACTTCGGCCTGTTCCCGGTCGCGGCGCGGGACCTGCCGTTCGCCGAGTGGGAACGTGAATACCTCGAAGGCACCACGGATTACATCTTCAAGAACACCTTCGCGGACATGACCTACATGGCCGAGCAGATGCGCCAGTCCGACACCCGCCCCGAGATCGAGGTGTACGACGTCGGCCACATCTACAACCTTGAGCAGCTCGTCTCCGACGGTGTCCTGGAACCGCCGTTCAACCTGCAGTTCGTGCTCGGTGTCCTCGGCGCCAACGCCGCCGAACCGGATCAGCTCATCCACATGCTGCGCACCGCCGAGCGGGTGTTCGGCCGCGAATCGTTCACGTGGTCGGCGGCCGGCGTCGGGTATCGCGGCGAGTTCGGTCTTGCGGCATTGTCGTTGATCCTCGGCGGCAACGTGCGCGTCGGCCTCGAGGACAACCTGCGGATCACCAGGACCGAGAACGCGACCTCCAACGCGCAACTGGTGCGCAAAGCCGTCGACCTCGCGGCGACGTTCGACCGCACACCGGCCACCCCCGACGAGGCCCGTCGGTTCCTGGGGCTCAAGGGCGTCGCCGCCGTCGGTTTCTGAACCGTCAGCGCAACCTGAAGATGACGGCGCGCTGCACGATGAAGTTGATGACGGTGGCGGTGCCCTGCGCGATCACGAACGCCACCGGCACCCGCCAGGGCTTCTCGTCCCAGGCCATGTAGAACACGTAGTTGATACCGACCTGCACGGCATAGGTCACCGCGTACAGCACGCACACCGCGATGAAGCGGGCCTTGCTGGGCGGCGCCTGGAACGTCCAGCGCCGGTTGATCAGGTAGGCCGTCGTGGTGCCCGCGACGAAGCTCAGCGTCTTGGCCACGTTGACGTGCAGCCCGACCGCGAGCAGCAGCACGTACAGGCCGAAGTCGACGATCGCCGACAACCCGCCGGTCACGATGAACCGGAACGCCTGGGTCGCCAAGCTCAGGCGGGGAGTCGTCGATGCGGTTTCGGCCACCCGGGCAGCTTAGCGAGGTGTTCGCAGAAGTACGTCTTCCAGCACGCCGCGTAACGCCTCGACCGCAGGCCGGAATGCGTGTTCGGCCGGGGCGCCGAACCCGATGATGATGCCGTCGGGGTCGGGGATGTCCGGGTGCGCCAGCGGGTGACGCATGATCGCCAGGCCCTGCAGCGCGATCCCGGCCTCGCCGGCGTGGCGCAGCACCTCGGGTTCGGCACCGTCGGGCAGGGTGAGCAGCATGTTGACGCCCGCGGCCAGGCCGCGGATGCCGACGTCGAAGTCGGCCAGCGCCGACACCAGATGGTCGCGGCGCCGCCGATAGCGGTTACGCATGCGCCGGATGTGGCGGTCGTAGCCGCCCGTGGCGATGAAGTCGGCCAGTGTCAGCGCCGTGATGGCGTCGACGTGGTACTGCTGGCCGCCTGCCGCGGCGATCACCGGTTCGATCAAGGTCTGCGGCAGCACCATCCATCCCACCCGCAGTGTCTGCGCCATGCTCTTGCTCGCCGAACCCAGGTAGGCGACGCGGTCGGGATCCAGGGACTGCAGTGCTCCGACGGGTTGGCGGTCGTAGCGGAACTCGCCGTCGTAGTCGTCGTCGAGTACGTACCCGCCGGTGCGGCGTGCCCATTCCACGGCCTCACTGCGCCGCGACGGGTGCAGCGGCATGCCGTGCGGGCTGTGGTGTGCCGGGGTGAGCAGCACCGCGGGCGTGTCCAACGTGTCGAGATCGCTGATCACCGCGCCGTGTTCGTCGAGGCCGATCGGTGTAGTGGTGATGCCGAGCGTGGCGAGGGCGTCGCGAAAGATGAAGAGCCCGTAGGCTTCCACCGCGATGGGTCGGTTCGTCCCGAAGACCTTGCCGAGCAGTTCGACGCCGTTTCGGACGCCGGAGCAGATCACGATCGACTCCGGTGTGGTGCGCACGCCCCGGACACGACCCAGGTATTCGGCCAGCGCCGAACGCAGTTCGGCGGGCCCTCGCGGATCGCCCATGCGCAGCGCGGACGCCGGCGCGTTGGACAACGCCCGACGCGCCGATGCGAGCCACGCCGTGCGCGGGAACTCCGCGACGTCGGGTGAACCGGGCATCAGGTTGTGTGTGGGCGTGCCGGCGATGCGTAGCGGCGGTGGTCCGGGCCGTGCAGCCAGTTGTGGGGCCGGGGCGCGCGCGACCCACGTGCCCGCACCCTGGCGTGAGGCCAGCCAACCTTCGGCGACCAGTTCGGCGTACGCCTCGGCCACGGTGTTGCGGGCCAATCGCAGATCGGCGGCCAGCACACGCGACGGCGGGAGAACGGTTCCGGTGGCCAGGCGCCCCGAGCGGATGCCGTCACGCAGGGCGTTGATGAGTTGTTCGCGGGCGGTGCGGCTGCCCGGGGTGATGACGGTGTGCAGCTCGAGGTCCCGAGCGCCAGAATTGGCCCGCGAAGTCACCGCTACATTGAACCATCTGGACGGGCCTTTGCTGGATAGCGTGAACGCATGACACAAACACTCGAATCCACCGAACGCGTCAAGATCTACAAGGCGTTTCCCGAGTTCTACGACGCGATGATGAACCTGTCGGCCACCTCGGCGAAGGACTTCGACCACACCATCGGCGAGCTGGTGAAGATCCGCGCATCGCAGATCAACCGCTGCGGGTTCTGCCTCGACATGCACGCCCGTGATGCCCGCAAGCAGGGCGAGACCGAGCAGCGACTCGCGCTGATCGCGGCGTGGGAGGAGGCCGGCGATCTGTTCACCGAGCGTGAGCAGGCGGCTCTCGCGCTCACCGAGGCGGTGACGGAGATCAACCGCGGCCCGGTGTCTGACGACGTCTACGAACGTGCGGCCGCGGTGTTCAGCGAACGCGAACTCAGTCAGTTGATCGCGATGATCGTGACCATCAACGCGTGGAACCGCATCAACGTCACCGTGAAGATGCCGTTCCCGCGCCGCTGAATCACTCACACTGAAGGTATGCAGTCCCGGTCCGGTGCACACCTGACGAAGCACGAGGGCATCGTGCACAAGCTGCACCGGCCGGGCACCGATCCGCGTGCCCTGGCCGCGCGTTTGCGCGCCGCCACCGCGGTGGACGCTCTGCTCACCCCCGTGTCGCCCGTCCCCGAGCGGATGGGCGACCGCTGGCGCACCCGCTGGCCTTGTGTGAGAACACTCGCACCAGAACCTGATTCGGTGCCGTGGGCTGACGTCGCCCGTCTGCTGGCGCGGCTGCACAACTCCGCTGTCGACCAGCGGTTGCCCGTGCACGGGTGGCCGGCCCGCCTGCGCAGGGCGCTCGGCGCGGCGCGGGGCAACGCGACGATCGCGGGCGCCGCGGCCGGCCTGCCGATCCACGCGTGGCGCGGCGGCTCACCCGAACGGCCCCGCACGCTCGTGCACGGCGACTTCCATCTGGGGCAGGTGGGCCATCGAGACGGCGACTGGTGCCTGATCGATGTCGATGATCTCGGCGTCGGAGACCCGGCGTGGGATCTGGCGCGTCCGGCGGGGTTCTGGGCCGCCGGTCTGATCCCCGATCGGGACTGGGCGACGTTCGTCGACGCCTACCGCGCGGCCGGCGGCCCGGCTCTGGCTCCCGGCGATCCGTGGCCGGTGCTCGAACCTTTCGCGCGGGCCGCGGTGATACAGGCCGCCGCCGGCGATCCCGGCGACGACCTGCTGATGGCCGCGTGCGCGCGGATGCCTCAGCTGGAGAAGAACAGCCTGCCGAAGCCCTGCTTGCGGTAGTGCTTGTTGCCGCGGTAACCCCAGCCCGGTCCGTAGTCGGAATAGCCGTGGTGTTGCGGCGGCATGGGCGGCGGCGCCGACTGCACGAACCGGTTCTCCATCTGCGTGAGTGCCTCGAGCTCGCCGAAGTCGAGGAAGATGCCTCGGCAGGTGTCGCACTGTTCGAGGTGGATGCCGTTGCGTTCGTATGTCTTCATGACGCCCGAACACTTCGGGCACAGCAGCGTGTGACCGGCATTCGTCGGCGGCGGGGACTTCGGCGGTTCATATGGCGGGATGCTCATACGCGCATAACGACCGAGGTTCCTGTGAAGTGCCTGGGCGTGCCCGCGAGTGTGAAACCTCGGCGAGAAAACGGCCGAGAACTCGCCGACGTTTCACACTCGCGGCGGCAAGTGGCGCCACGTGTGTCGAGCCGCGATCGGCACGATCGCCGAACGCTAGGGTTGGGCCATGGCCAGCCCGGTGTCGGTCCTGAGCGAGGAGGAAAGCTGGCGGCTGCTCGCGAGCGTGCCGATCGGACGGTTCGTCACCACGATCGGCACCCGGCTGGAGATCTTCCCGGTGAACTTCGCCGTGCAGGACCGCACGGTGCTGTTCCGCACCGCCGAGGGCACCAAACTGATCACCGCGATCATGAGTGACCGGGTGCTTTTCGAGGCCGACGGTCACACCGTCACCGACGGCTGGAGCGTGATCCTGCGTGGAACCGCCGAACTGTTGCAGACCGCCGAGGACATCGCCGTCGCCGAGCGCACACAGCTGATGTCGTGGACCTCACCGGCGAAACGGCGCTACGTGCGCATCACCCCGAAGGAGATCTCCGGGCGGTTCTTCACGTTCGATCAGACCCAGTAGGGCACGCGGCCGCGGTACTGACGCATCGCGAACGCCGCGAACGTCCATCCGATCACCGTGAAGACGAGGACCACGAGCCAGTGCCGCAGTTCCTGGTCCGCGCCGAGCAGTGGGGCGCGCACGATGTCGAGATAGTGCAGCAGCGGGTTGATCTCGACGATCTTGGCCCACGAGCCCGCACCTTGCTGCTGCAGCGTCGACTCGTTCCAGATGATCGGCGTCATGAAGAACAGCAACTGCACGACGCTGGCGAGCAGCGGCCCGATGTCGCGATAGCGCGTGGCCAGAATCCCGAAACACAATGCGACCCACACCATGTTCAGCACGATGAGTCCCAGCGCCGGGATGACCGCGAGATCGGTCCATTTCCACGGTTTGGGATAGATGATCGCGATGACCACGAAAATGATGATGTTGTGGCCGAACAGGATGATCTGCCGCCACACCAGCCTGTAGACGTGCACCGACAACGGCGTCGGAAGCTGTTTGATCAGGCCCTCATTGGCGATGAACACCTCGGCGCCTTCGAGGATCGACGCATTGATGAGGTTCCAGATGATCAGGCCCAGCGTCACGTAGGGCAGATGCTCGGAGAGTTCCAGCTTGAACAGCTTGGAGTACAGCACGCCCATCGCCACGGCGGTCGCACCGGTGGCGATGGTGATCCAGAAGGGGCCGAGCACGCTGCGGCGGTACCGCTGCTTGATGTCCTGCCAGCCCAGGTGCAGCCACAGCTCGCGTTTGCCGAAACCCTCGACCAGGTCGCGGCGGGCTCTGGCCATGGTCTTCGACTGAGCTGCCGCGTCGGTGAACGTCATCGCTGGAACCTTTCGCGTCTCCCCAACCGCCGCAGCCGAATCCACTCACGCAGACCAGCGGGGTCGCGGCGTGACACCAGAAAGTACCAGCCGAAGCGCACCCACTCCTGCAGCAGGAGCTTGCGAAGGCCCGGCTGTGCCAACAGGTAGCCGCGGTTGCGGTAGGTGAAGAACCGCTTGGTCTCGTCGTCCGGATACTGCGTGTGCATGCGCCCGCCGAGGATCGGCTTGAACTCGTCGGTGCCGCACGGGTGCAGATAACTTGCGGTCAAACAGGTTCCGAAGGGCAGGCCGGACCGCACCAGGCGGCGGTGCAGCTCCACCTCGTCGCCCCGCACGAACAGTCGCAGGTCGGGGACGCCGATCGCGTCGACCGTGTCCGCACGGAACAGCGCACCGTTGAACAGCGACGCGATGCCGGGCAGCAGGTCGCCGCTGCCGTCGGTGCGCAGTTCCGAGGTGAGCCGGCGCCACACCAGGCCGCGGCGCAGCGGGAACGCGAGGCGCTGCGGATCGTCGAGGTTGCACACCATGGGGGAGACCTCGGCCAGGCTGTGCGTGTGCGCGCAGGACAGCAATGTCGAGAGCACGGTCGTGTCGGCAGGCCTGCCGTCGTCGTCGGCCAGCCAGATCCAGTCGGCGCCGAGAGCCAGCGCATGCAGCATGCCCAACGCGAAACCACCTGCGCCGCCGAGGTTTCGGCGCGACCCCAGATATGTGGACGGGACGGGCTGGCCGGTCACCAGTTCCCGCACCTGCGGGTCGTTGTCGTTGTCGACGACGATCAGGTGGTCGGGTGTGCGGTCCTGCGAGACGACGGCGTCGAGCGACGTGGCCAGCAGTTCTCGACGCCGGTGGGTCACCACGACCGCACAGACGACCTCAGTGTGCGTCACGCGCGGTTTCCTCGAGCACTTCACGCACGTGGCGTGCGGCGTCCTCACCCTCGTAGGCGCGTACGACCTCTTCGATGCCGCCGGTCATCCTGATGGTGCCGTGGTCGATCCACATCGCGGTCTTGCACAGCCGGGCCAGGAACTCGTTGGAATGGCTTGCGAACACCAGGATCCCGGAGCGTTCCACGAGATCCTGCAGGCGGGTCTGGGCCTTCTTCAGAAACTCCGCGTCGACGGCGCCGATGCCCTCGTCGAGCAGCAGGATCTCGGGGTCGATGCTCGTGACCACACCCATCGCCAGCCGCACGCGCATACCGGTCGAGTAGGTGCGCAACGGCATCGACAGGTACTCGCCGAGCTCGGTGAATTCGGCGATCTCGTCGACCTTTGCCAGCATCTGCTTGCGCGTCTGACCGAGGAACAGACCCCGGATGATGATGTTCTCGAATCCCGAGATCTCGGGATCCATCCCGACGCCGAGATCGAACACCGGGGCGACGCGGCCGGTCACGGTCGCCGAACCGCGAGTGGGCTCGTAGATCCCCGACAGCAGCCGCAACAGCGTCGACTTGCCTGCGCCGTTGTGGCCGACCAGGCCGACCCGGTCACCCATCTGAAGCGACATCGTGATGTCGCGCAGCGCCTCGATGACCACGACGTTCGACTGGTTGCGGCCGATGGCACCACCGGCCTTGCCCAGGAAAGCCTTCTTCAACGAGCGGGTCTTGGCATCGAAGATCGGAAACTCGACCCATGCGTCGCGCGTCTCGATGCGCGGTGCAGAAGAGGATGTCACGCGCGTCCTACAGGTACTGCCCGGTGCCGGGGTGGGTGGCGCCGCCACGCTGGGCGCCGGGAACCTGGATGCCGGGTGGCAGCGCGCCCTGACGCATCTGCTCCAGCTGGGCCCGCGCGGCCATCTGCTGTGCGAACAGTGCCGTCTGGATGCCGTGGAACAGCCCCTCCAGCCAACCGACCAGCTGAGCCTGGGCGATGCGCAGCTCGGCGTCGCTGGGCACGTTGTCGTCGGTGAACGGGAGCGTGAGGCGCTCCAGCTCCTCGCGCAGTTCGGGCGCGAGACCGTCTTCGAGCTCCCGGATGCTGGTCTGGTGGATCTCGCGCAGGCGGTTGCGGCTCGCATCGTCGAGCGGAGCGGCCCGCACCTCCTCGAGCAGCTGCTTGATCATGGTGCCGATGCGCATCACCTTCGCCGGCTGTTCGACGAGGTCGGTGAGCGACTTGCCCTCGCCCTCACCCTCGCCTTCTGTGTCGGCACCGCCCGCAGCGCCGGTCAGGATCTCGATGTTGTCGTCATCCGGATTGATGGTCATGGCCTTCCCGTCACCTGTCGTTGTTCGGTTGGTCGTCTTCACGCCGGCGGTGGATCCGATCCGCGCCGTGATCCTCGCCGCTGTCGTGAATCTTCTCCCACGACGATCTTCTCCCTTGACCGTGAGGTATCTAGCGACACTAGCCCGTCGGGCATGACGAACCTCCCGGCCACCGGGGTGCTCGTCATCACGTGACCGGGGCGGAGCGCCTCCGGGCCACCGCGCAGGCCAGTGCGGCCGCGACGACCAGGGCGGCATTCCGGGGCGGCGTCGGGAAATCCGGGGAGACCCTCCACCGGGTGATCGGAAGCAAGATCAGCAAACGCCGTGGTGGTGACCTGCGACGGCGCGGTGTGGGCGCCGAACGGCCCGATCTTGAACCCGGCGACGCCGAACGTCAAGGCAGACGCCCACCGCCGTCGCCGCCGGTGTGCACTGCCCGCCGCCCCGGCGATGACCGCGGCGGATGGTCCGGCAACAGCAGACCCATTAGCACTCCGAACCCGCAGCGCACTGGACTAGTATGGCTGCCCAGGGCGACCCGTCCCGAGCGCGGCCTCGGCAGCCGAGACGCACGGTCGGGGGCTCTTTCACATCGTGCAGTTTGTGGTAGTTGCGGACGCTCTTAAGGTGGCTGGCATGGCATACGACGTCGCCCGGGTGCGTGGCTTGCACCCAACGCTGGGCGATGGGTGGGTGCATTTCGACGCCCAGAGCGGGATGTTGGTACCCGATGCGGTCGCCACCACGGTTTCCACCGCTTTCCGCGGGTCGATGCCAAGCGCACTCGGCCCCCACCCGTCCGCTCGCCGCAGCGCCGCCGTCCTCGCGGCGGCCCGCCAGGCGGTAGCCGATCTCGTCAACGCGGACCCGCGGGGCGTGGTCCTCGGCCCGGACCGGGCCCATCTGCTGACCTCGCTGGCCGAGGCGTCGTCGGCACGCGTCGGGCTGGGCTATGAGGTGGTGGTGACGCGTCTCGACGACGAGGCGAACATCGCGCCGTGGCTGCGCGCGGCGAATCGTTATGGCGCCAAGGTGAAGTGGGCCGAGGTCGACATCGAGACCGGTGAGCTGCCGTCGTGGCAGTGGGAAGGTCTCATCGACAAACCGACCCGGTTGGTGGCCATCGCTTCGGCGTCGTCCACCCTGGGCACCGTCACCGACCTACGTGAGGTGACCAAGCTGACACACGAGGTCGGCGGTCTCGTCGTGGTCGACCACTCCGCAGCCGCGCCCTACCGGCTGATCGACGTCAACGAGATCGAGGCCGACGTCGTCGCGCTCAACGCCGTCGGCTGGGGCGGTCCGCCGATCGGCGCCCTGGTGTTCCGCGACCCGGCCCTGATCGACTCGTTCGGATCGGTGTCGTTGAACCCCTACGCCACCGGTCCGGCCCGCCTCGAACTCGGCGTGCACCAGTACGGGCTGCTGGCCGGAGTTGTCGCGAGCATCGAATACCTGTCCAACCTCGACGAGGCGGCATCCGGCACCAGGCGTGAACGCCTCGAGATCTCAATGCAATCCGCCGCTGTCTACCTGAGCCGGCTGTTCGACTATCTGCAGACCTCGCTGCGGTCGCTGCCGCTGGTGATGGTGATCGGCAGCCCGGAGACCTCCATCCCGGTGCTCAGCTTCGCGGTGCGCGACGTGCCGGCCGAGCGCGTTGTGCAGCGCCTGGCCGACAACGGCGTGCTCGCGATCGCCAACGCGAGCTCGCGCGTGCTCGACGTCATCGGTGTCAACGACATCGGCGGTGCGGTGACCATCGGCCTGTCGCACTACTCGACGACCGCCGAGGTCGACCAGCTGGTGCGGGCGCTGGCCTCCCTCGGCTAGTCACGCCAGCCCCGGGTGTCATTCGGAGACGCGCAGCAGGACCTTCCCGGTCACCTTCCCGGAGGCCAGCAGATCGTGGCCCTGCTGGGCGTTCTCGATGGGCAGCTCGGCACCGATGATGGGCTTCACGCGGCCGTCGGCGATCATCGGCCACACGTTCTCGCGCACGGCCCGCACGATCTCGCCCTTGCCTCCCGGCCCGTCGACCGGCCGCGGCCGCAGTGACGTCGCGATGACGCCGGCGCGCTTGCCCAGCAACTTGCCGATGTTGAGCTCGGCCTTGACGCCGCCCTGCATGCCGATGATGACGAGCCGGCCACCGGTCGCCAGCGCGTCGACATTTCGGTCCAGGTATGCCGCACCCATGATGTCGAGGATCACGTCGGCGCCGTCGGTCTCGCGGCGCAACCGCTCGACGAAATCCTCCTCGCGGTAGTTGATCGTGATGTCGGCACCCAGGTCGCGGCAGATTCCGAGTTTTTCCTCGGAGCCCGCGGTGACCGCGACGCGCGCACCCATCGCCTTGGCCACCTGGATGGCGTGTGTGCCGATGCCGCTCGCGCCGCCGTGCACCAGCAGCAGATGGCCCGCCGTCAGCCCCGCCGTCATCACGACGTTCGACCACACCGTGCACGCCACCTCGGGCAGACCGGCCGCGTCACGCAGGCTCACTCCGTCGGGGACGGGGAGAACCTGCGGCGCGGGCGCGGCGACGTATTCGGCGTAGCCGCCGCCCGCCAGCAGAGCGCACACGGGCTGCCCGACGGACCACCCGGACACGCCGTCGCCGAGCGCCTCGACGGTCCCGGAGACCTCCAGCCCGATGACCTCACTTGCCCCCGGCGGGGGCGGATATTTCCCGGCGGCTTGTAGCAAGTCGGCGCGATTGATCCCTGCGGTGTGGACCTTGATCAGAACTTCACCGTTTGCTGGCGCGATACTGGCTACGTTTTCCCAGTTCAGCCCGCCGTTCACGGAGGCGACAATTGCATGCATTTTTTCGACGGTACAACCCTTCGAGTTATCGCGCGCAGCAATACTTACGTCCCTTACGATTACGCGCATGGTGGGGATGATTGCCGGACGCACGGCAGGAGACATGCCGGGTCTGGATATCGCCGAGGAGAGATCGTGGCAAAACTATCTCGACTCGGCGCTGAGGTTGTACGCGACGTTGAACCGGTCGTTGGTGGACCAGCATCATCTGACGCTCAATGATGTGCGCCTGCTCGACTACCTGGACAAGTCGCCTACCGGATCGGCCAGGATGGGGGATCTGGCGGACCGGCTGATGTCGCTCCCGAGCCGGGTCACCCGGCAGATCCGGCGTCTGGAGGTCCAGAACTTCGTGGTGCGCGGCGCGAGCCCGGAGGACGGGCGCGGCGTGGTCGCCAAGATCACCGACGAGGGCCGCGCCGCGGTCCGCGAGGCGATGGTGACCTACGGCCAAGGCGTGCGCACGCACTTCCTGGGCAGGTTGTCGCGCCCCCAGATCGCTGCGATGGGCGAGAACTGTCGCCGTATCAGCGCCGCGCTGAAGAACGGAGCCCCGCCCGCCAAAATCGGTCGGGTGTAGTCCCGTACTCTTATCGGCGGTGGCGTGGCAGAGCGGCCTAATGCACTCGCCTTGAAAGCGAGAGACGGCTAACACCGTCCGGGGGTTCAAATCCCTCCGCCACCGCAGGTCAGGAGGGGTTTCGGCGTCAAG
This genomic window from Mycolicibacterium goodii contains:
- a CDS encoding carboxymuconolactone decarboxylase family protein — protein: MTQTLESTERVKIYKAFPEFYDAMMNLSATSAKDFDHTIGELVKIRASQINRCGFCLDMHARDARKQGETEQRLALIAAWEEAGDLFTEREQAALALTEAVTEINRGPVSDDVYERAAAVFSERELSQLIAMIVTINAWNRINVTVKMPFPRR
- a CDS encoding PLP-dependent aminotransferase family protein, producing MTSRANSGARDLELHTVITPGSRTAREQLINALRDGIRSGRLATGTVLPPSRVLAADLRLARNTVAEAYAELVAEGWLASRQGAGTWVARAPAPQLAARPGPPPLRIAGTPTHNLMPGSPDVAEFPRTAWLASARRALSNAPASALRMGDPRGPAELRSALAEYLGRVRGVRTTPESIVICSGVRNGVELLGKVFGTNRPIAVEAYGLFIFRDALATLGITTTPIGLDEHGAVISDLDTLDTPAVLLTPAHHSPHGMPLHPSRRSEAVEWARRTGGYVLDDDYDGEFRYDRQPVGALQSLDPDRVAYLGSASKSMAQTLRVGWMVLPQTLIEPVIAAAGGQQYHVDAITALTLADFIATGGYDRHIRRMRNRYRRRRDHLVSALADFDVGIRGLAAGVNMLLTLPDGAEPEVLRHAGEAGIALQGLAIMRHPLAHPDIPDPDGIIIGFGAPAEHAFRPAVEALRGVLEDVLLRTPR
- a CDS encoding 3-keto-5-aminohexanoate cleavage protein, producing MNDKVIITCAVTGGMTVPAQSRAIPITVDEIVRAGVEAAEAGAAVLHVHVREESTGRPVADLDLFERVLTELKKNTDAVIQPTTGGGRGMTVAERASVLKFRPEMATFNAGSFNFGLFPVAARDLPFAEWEREYLEGTTDYIFKNTFADMTYMAEQMRQSDTRPEIEVYDVGHIYNLEQLVSDGVLEPPFNLQFVLGVLGANAAEPDQLIHMLRTAERVFGRESFTWSAAGVGYRGEFGLAALSLILGGNVRVGLEDNLRITRTENATSNAQLVRKAVDLAATFDRTPATPDEARRFLGLKGVAAVGF
- a CDS encoding GtrA family protein, with amino-acid sequence MAETASTTPRLSLATQAFRFIVTGGLSAIVDFGLYVLLLAVGLHVNVAKTLSFVAGTTTAYLINRRWTFQAPPSKARFIAVCVLYAVTYAVQVGINYVFYMAWDEKPWRVPVAFVIAQGTATVINFIVQRAVIFRLR
- a CDS encoding MFS transporter, translating into MDRLIFRKLMPLLIAAYIIAFIDRTNIGLAKHHLEVDLGISAAAYGLGAGLFFLAYSLCEVPSNLIMHRIGARIWIARIMVTWGLLSAAMAFVQGPASFYVLRILLGAAEAGLFPGVMLYLTYWFARDQLARANGIFLVAVCLANIVGAPLGGALLGMDGVLGWHGWQWMFVVEGLPAVLLAAVVLKVLPNGPLEAKWLEPAQARALVDRLERERAEGAAASGTHSFAGVFRDRQILLVIAVYFTHQIAVYSLTYFLPGIIGGWGEMSDLTIGLLTALPWVAAAIGTLVLPRHATDGRRSRLLLFGGMAAMVVGFVVGAVAGPALALIGFCIAASTFFVVQSILFTVPASRLTGAALAGGLALVNTLGILGGFVGPFVMGLLESMTGNPVAGLWFVVALLVVGTAVSVTLKVRGAPQPELKGVKA
- a CDS encoding phosphotransferase family protein, which produces MQSRSGAHLTKHEGIVHKLHRPGTDPRALAARLRAATAVDALLTPVSPVPERMGDRWRTRWPCVRTLAPEPDSVPWADVARLLARLHNSAVDQRLPVHGWPARLRRALGAARGNATIAGAAAGLPIHAWRGGSPERPRTLVHGDFHLGQVGHRDGDWCLIDVDDLGVGDPAWDLARPAGFWAAGLIPDRDWATFVDAYRAAGGPALAPGDPWPVLEPFARAAVIQAAAGDPGDDLLMAACARMPQLEKNSLPKPCLR
- a CDS encoding ketopantoate reductase family protein, which codes for MSDARILVVGAGAIGGVTAAHLARAGRDVTVLDANAEHVRLMNSPGLKFDELGEISHIEITAVDTPTALEGRFDFALVALKAPYLESALSPLVAGDLVDTYVSLGNGLVQSTIQEIVGTERFVVGITEWGATNFGPGHVAQTTVAPFVIGEVDGSLSPRLETLRDVLSVAAEVHVSTDVMNQVWTKLLLNSTFSGLAGVAGMLYGEIAADALGRTMAYHVWTESYDVAHAAGFELDALIGIQPHDLVVRSAGDRVRADAALEVLMSKLGATKASMLQDLERGATTEVDVINGGVCATAAKAGVPSPFNARIVELVHECERGLRTPGRETLEALAEVSAQQQGVNP